A window of the Desulfovibrio sp. Fe33 genome harbors these coding sequences:
- a CDS encoding DegT/DnrJ/EryC1/StrS family aminotransferase, giving the protein MPVRSKDNFLVFGAPRIEQEEIDEVVASMKSGWIGTGPKVARFEKDFSQYVDARYAAACNSCTAALHLSLVALDLKPGDEVITTPLTFCASVNAIIHAGCTPVLADVDPVSQNIDPDCIREKITSRTRAILPVHFAGRPCDMDPIMAIADEHGLKVVEDCAHAIETTYKGRHAGTFGNFGCFSFYVTKNVCTGEGGMVIARDEEDIRTIKVLGLHGMSADAWKRFSDEGYKHYEVVHAGFKYNMMDIQAAIGIHQLNRVEENFKRRCEIWDMYQEAFRALPVGTPAPEEPDTRHARHLYTLMIDPVACGIDRDQFLVRLTKENIGAGVHYLAIPEHPYYQERFGWKLEDTPHAVALGRETLSLPLSPKLTDDDVADVIKAVNICLGA; this is encoded by the coding sequence ATGCCCGTTCGTTCCAAGGATAATTTTCTGGTTTTCGGCGCGCCCCGCATAGAGCAGGAGGAAATCGACGAAGTCGTGGCCTCCATGAAGTCGGGCTGGATCGGCACAGGCCCCAAGGTCGCCCGTTTCGAGAAGGACTTCTCGCAATACGTGGACGCCCGCTACGCCGCGGCCTGCAACTCCTGCACCGCCGCCCTGCACCTCTCCCTGGTCGCCCTCGACCTCAAACCCGGCGACGAGGTCATCACCACGCCGCTGACCTTCTGCGCCTCGGTCAACGCCATCATCCACGCCGGGTGCACGCCCGTCCTGGCCGATGTGGACCCCGTCTCCCAGAACATCGACCCCGACTGCATCCGCGAGAAAATCACCTCGCGCACCCGGGCCATCCTGCCCGTGCATTTCGCGGGTCGCCCCTGCGACATGGACCCGATCATGGCCATTGCCGACGAGCACGGCCTCAAGGTGGTGGAAGACTGCGCCCACGCCATCGAGACCACCTACAAAGGCCGCCATGCAGGCACCTTCGGCAACTTCGGCTGCTTTTCCTTCTACGTGACCAAGAACGTCTGCACCGGCGAGGGCGGCATGGTCATCGCCCGCGACGAGGAAGACATCCGCACCATCAAGGTGCTCGGTCTCCACGGCATGTCCGCCGACGCCTGGAAGCGGTTCTCGGACGAAGGGTACAAGCATTACGAGGTGGTCCACGCCGGATTCAAGTACAACATGATGGACATCCAGGCCGCCATCGGCATCCATCAGCTCAATCGGGTGGAAGAGAATTTCAAACGGCGCTGCGAAATCTGGGACATGTACCAGGAGGCGTTCCGCGCCCTGCCTGTAGGCACTCCCGCCCCTGAGGAGCCGGACACCCGCCACGCCCGGCACCTGTACACCCTGATGATCGATCCCGTCGCCTGCGGCATCGACCGCGACCAGTTCCTGGTGCGGCTGACCAAGGAAAACATAGGCGCGGGCGTCCATTACCTGGCCATACCGGAGCACCCATACTATCAGGAACGGTTCGGCTGGAAGCTTGAAGACACTCCGCACGCCGTCGCGCTGGGCCGAGAGACCCTCAGCCTGCCGCTGTCTCCGAAACTCACCGACGACGACGTGGCCGACGTGATTAAAGCCGTGAATATCTGCCTGGGGGCGTAA
- a CDS encoding PrsW family glutamic-type intramembrane protease, whose product MGILLFLMAVVPSAVLLWLFLSNDRYPEPAGALISTFLLGVLIVLGIYLLYPFLSLIASALPPGNPYLMGAGQAFLMAALPEECFKLIALRRYCVNHPAFDEPMDGIVYGVTVSLGFATAENLLYVLDGGLNVAVGRAFLAVPCHALVGAVMGYHVGLAAFSRGERAARYLKALGLAVLFHGLYDFVPLTFRAAESMNVAIPGTVTVGLNVLFGVVMFVLVRYVAVLTRAMRTMQREDAPPSFGFSRVLPSRSRTLDPTLKRSRFRRWLKACRDETGPMDLLFAALCLVGVFCALAGAAHLGNPGDPMSRISLAVAVIFFVYGLGFAARGMGKLTAGMLRDRDGK is encoded by the coding sequence GTGGGAATTCTGCTCTTCCTCATGGCCGTGGTGCCGTCCGCCGTGCTCCTGTGGCTGTTCCTGTCGAACGACAGGTATCCCGAACCGGCCGGAGCGTTGATCTCGACCTTTCTGCTCGGGGTGCTCATCGTCCTCGGCATTTACCTGCTCTACCCTTTTCTTTCCCTGATCGCTTCGGCCCTGCCTCCCGGCAACCCCTACCTGATGGGAGCGGGACAGGCGTTTCTCATGGCCGCCCTGCCCGAGGAGTGCTTCAAGCTCATCGCGCTCAGGCGGTATTGCGTCAACCATCCCGCCTTTGACGAGCCCATGGACGGCATCGTCTACGGCGTGACCGTGTCGCTGGGTTTCGCCACGGCCGAGAATCTCCTCTATGTTCTGGACGGCGGTTTGAACGTGGCGGTGGGGCGCGCGTTTCTGGCCGTGCCGTGCCACGCCCTGGTGGGAGCGGTCATGGGCTACCACGTCGGTCTGGCCGCATTCTCGCGCGGAGAGCGGGCCGCGCGGTATCTCAAGGCGCTGGGTCTGGCCGTTCTCTTCCATGGGCTGTATGATTTCGTCCCGCTGACCTTCCGGGCCGCCGAGTCCATGAACGTCGCCATTCCGGGTACCGTGACCGTGGGGTTGAACGTGCTTTTCGGCGTGGTCATGTTCGTATTGGTCCGCTATGTGGCCGTGCTGACCCGAGCCATGAGGACCATGCAGCGTGAGGACGCGCCGCCGAGCTTCGGCTTCAGCCGGGTCCTGCCCAGCCGGTCGCGAACTCTCGACCCGACTCTCAAGCGCAGCCGCTTCAGGCGTTGGCTCAAGGCGTGCCGTGACGAGACCGGCCCCATGGACCTGCTGTTCGCGGCCCTGTGCCTGGTCGGGGTGTTCTGCGCTCTGGCTGGAGCGGCTCATTTGGGCAATCCGGGCGACCCCATGTCCCGCATATCCCTGGCCGTGGCCGTGATTTTTTTCGTTTACGGTCTGGGGTTCGCTGCCCGGGGCATGGGTAAACTGACGGCCGGTATGCTCCGCGATCGGGACGGCAAATGA
- the hisI gene encoding phosphoribosyl-AMP cyclohydrolase, with amino-acid sequence MIRPDFEKMNGLVPAIAQDAETGEVLMMAYMNEESWDKTLETGEAHYWSRSRQELWHKGGTSGHTQKVKSIRIDCDDDTLVLLIEQIGGAACHKGYRSCFYRELKDGEVSPCSPLVFDPREVYK; translated from the coding sequence GTGATCAGACCAGATTTCGAAAAGATGAATGGGCTTGTGCCCGCCATCGCCCAGGACGCCGAAACCGGCGAGGTCCTGATGATGGCCTACATGAACGAAGAATCATGGGATAAAACCCTGGAGACCGGCGAGGCTCATTACTGGAGCCGCAGCCGTCAGGAGCTATGGCATAAGGGCGGTACCTCGGGCCATACGCAGAAGGTGAAGTCCATCCGCATTGACTGCGACGACGACACCTTGGTACTTCTCATTGAACAGATCGGCGGCGCGGCCTGTCACAAAGGCTACCGCTCCTGCTTCTACCGTGAACTCAAGGACGGCGAGGTGAGCCCGTGTTCGCCCCTCGTCTTCGACCCCAGAGAGGTTTATAAATAA
- the hisG gene encoding ATP phosphoribosyltransferase, with amino-acid sequence MSEQFLRLGVPKGSLQDATLKLFEKAGWKIKLHERNYFPDIDDNRIKCSLARAQEMSMYVENGTFDVGLTGMDWIRENKSDVVVVDDLIYSKVSNRKARWVLCVRGDSPYKRPEDLEGKKISTELMGFTKEYFESIGVNVDVSFSWGTTEAKVVEGLCDGIVEITETGTTIKANGLRIIAELMQTNTQIIANKEAWANPEKRQLIEEINMLLQGALRAGKMVGLKMNLPKEKLSELNGTLPSLNSPTVAELQDPNWLSVEVMVEEKIVRELIPRLVSFGAEGIIEYPLNKVI; translated from the coding sequence ATGAGTGAACAATTTCTTCGACTCGGCGTTCCCAAAGGCTCCCTCCAGGATGCGACCCTCAAGCTCTTCGAAAAAGCGGGCTGGAAGATCAAGCTGCACGAGCGCAACTACTTCCCCGACATCGACGACAACCGCATCAAGTGCTCCCTGGCCCGCGCCCAGGAAATGTCCATGTACGTCGAGAACGGCACTTTCGATGTCGGCCTGACCGGCATGGACTGGATTCGCGAGAACAAGTCCGACGTGGTGGTGGTCGACGACCTCATTTACTCCAAGGTGTCCAACCGCAAGGCCCGCTGGGTCCTGTGCGTGCGCGGCGACTCTCCATACAAGCGGCCCGAGGACCTGGAAGGCAAGAAGATTTCCACCGAGCTCATGGGCTTCACCAAGGAATACTTCGAGTCCATCGGCGTGAACGTGGACGTCTCCTTTTCCTGGGGCACCACCGAGGCCAAGGTCGTGGAAGGGCTGTGCGACGGCATCGTCGAGATCACCGAGACCGGCACGACCATCAAGGCCAACGGCCTGCGGATCATCGCCGAGCTGATGCAGACGAACACCCAGATCATCGCCAACAAGGAAGCCTGGGCCAACCCGGAAAAGCGGCAGCTCATCGAGGAGATCAACATGCTCCTCCAGGGCGCGCTGCGCGCGGGCAAGATGGTCGGGCTGAAGATGAACCTGCCCAAGGAAAAGCTGTCCGAACTCAACGGCACCCTGCCGTCCCTGAACTCGCCCACCGTGGCCGAGCTTCAGGACCCCAACTGGCTGTCCGTCGAGGTCATGGTCGAGGAAAAGATCGTCCGCGAGCTGATCCCCAGGTTGGTCAGCTTCGGCGCCGAGGGCATCATCGAATACCCGCTGAACAAGGTCATCTAA